The Erpetoichthys calabaricus chromosome 5, fErpCal1.3, whole genome shotgun sequence genome has a segment encoding these proteins:
- the LOC127527814 gene encoding E3 ubiquitin/ISG15 ligase TRIM25-like — MAEAPLFISQDEFTCSVCLDTLTDPVNIPCGHNFCLKCLTDYWDQSQECSCPQCRHTFMLRPELRRNNLLNEFIKKLKKTTLSSPPPQNYASPGDVECDFCTGKKFRAVKSCLTCMASYCQTHLQPHYEGNALKYHKLVDPDRNLKEKLCEKHQKSLEIFCKTDDSCICMMCVVTEHNGHKMVDLETEREEKQVSDVECLMETV; from the coding sequence ATGGCTGAAGCCCCGCTGTTTATATCACAGGACGAGTTCACCTgctcggtgtgtctggacaccctgACTGACCCCGTCAACATCCCCTGTGGACATaatttctgtctgaagtgcctcacggactactgggatcagagccaagagtgcagctgtcctcagtgcagacacACCTTCATGCTGAGGCCTGAACTGCGAAGAAATAATCTTCTGAATGAATttattaagaaattaaagaagacgACTCTCAGTTCTCCTCCTCCTCAGAATTATGCCAGCCCTGGAGACGTGGAGTGTGACTTCTGTACTGGTAAGAAGTTCAGAGCGGTGAAGTCCTGTCTCACCTGCATggcctcctactgtcagactcacctgcagcctcactatgaaggaaacgccctgaagtaccacaagctggttgatcctgatagaaatctgaaggagaaactctgtgagaaacatcagaaaagtctggagatattctgtaaaactgatgattcctgtatctgcatgatgtgtGTGGTGACTGAACACAATGGGCATAAAATGGTCGATCTGGAGacggaaagagaagaaaagcaggTGAGTGATGTTGAGTGTTTAATGGAAACTGTCTGA